Proteins from a single region of Acanthochromis polyacanthus isolate Apoly-LR-REF ecotype Palm Island chromosome 11, KAUST_Apoly_ChrSc, whole genome shotgun sequence:
- the LOC127536288 gene encoding high affinity immunoglobulin gamma Fc receptor I-like: MEGTSLLWISLSSLLFSTTDQVHLTVNPRRSQFFRENSVTLSCEDEDRSAGWTLRRNTTRKTRSQCGDGWGRPSGSTCIISMLLQWDSGVYWCESMEAAASQSINLTVSGGSVILQSPVLPVMEGDPLTLSCQSKQDSRLPAAFYKDGSLIRTEPGGHMTILHVSRSDEGLYRCNISIHGESPSSWISVTGKPTSSAPPVSSSLHLVFRLLCHLVVFCPYFISTGLMVSLYRHRVTGNDLPITMVTAPPTQADQGLDDDYDDIITAVTTEHQF, encoded by the exons TTCATCTGACTGTAAATCCCAGAAGATCTCAGTTTTTTAGAGAAAATTCTGTCACTCTGAGCTGTGAGGATGAAGACAGATCTGCTGGATGGACTCTGAGAAGAAACACCACCAGAAAAACCAGAAGTCAGTGTGGAGATGGATGGGGAAGACCATCTGGTTCTACTTGTATCATCAGTATGTTGCTCCAGTGGGACAGTGGAGTTTACTGGTGTGAGTCCATGGAGGCAGCAGCCAGTCAGAGCATCAACCTCACTGTTTCTG GTGGATCAGTGATCCTGCAGAGTCCTGTCCTCCCTGTGATGGAGGGAGATCCCCTCactctgagctgtcaatcaaagcaGGACTCCCGCCTCCCAGCTGCTTTCTATAAAGATGGCTCCCTCATCAGGACTGAGCCCGGAGGTCACATGACCATCCTCCATGTTTCCAGGTCTGATGAAGGCCTCTACAGGTGTAACATCAGCATTCATGGAGAGTCTCCATCCAGCTGGATCTCTGTCACAG GTAAACCTACTTCCTCAGCTCCGcctgtctcctcctccctccatcttgtCTTCAGGCTGCTCTGCCACCTGGTGGTGTTCTGTCCATACTTCATCTCTACTGGCCTCATGGTGTCTTTGTATCGACACAGAGTTACAG gaaaTGACCTTCCCATCACCATGGTGACGGCCCCACCCACACAGGCTGACCAGGGATTGGACGATGACTatgatgacatcatcactgCTGTGACCACGGAGCATCAGTTCTGA